ATTAAACACATCAGATCATCAACACAATGAACCACAACAAGAAAACCTAGCTCTTACCTTACTTTCGATAAAACACAGAGATCTCAGCTTCCGCGGAAAATCAAGTTAGGGTTTACTGTTGCAGAATTGAAAAAGATTTTTAGCCAAGAAAAAATAGATTGTGATTTAGAGAAGAGATGCAGGACTTCCCCTGTCAAAtcagagagaagaaagagagagatgtcTATAGGGCAATCGGCAATTCATCTTCGCACTCCGGTGAGTCGGATAAATTTACGAGACATGAATCAACCATTCAAAGGAAAATCAAAAGTATTTCATCGATTTAAAAGAGTTTTGAGATCAGTTTGAGACTGAAGTATATTTGAAGAGACAAGTTAGTTTTGAaaagcatgttttttttttttgcaatttctAATTAATGTTCTTTGCCCTATGTTCATATCCAAAAGTGTATTACGAGGGAGCTTGGATGTAAGCTAAGCTATATCTTTAGTGAGTAAAATAGGAGTAAGAACATTTTGGGGGTTATGAAATGTCAAACAGtgatttttcatataattaaattagcgTTGTTTTATAGGTATCTAGTGCAAATTTCCTTAAATATATTGCATATTTAAAGAGTACATTGTTTCGAGTAGGTTCAGATGAAAAATGGAAATGTAtgttaacatattataaaaatacaaactatTTTGGCTCCTTGTTTAATATCTAAactatttttgatatttaattaaagGCAAAATCTGCTAAATAggcatttttagtttttgttatttaaatagtcctcaaaaatcaaaatgatgaaattaagttttattaaagaggtaaattgTTGtggatgaaaaaaaaagtttcaaaagactttaatataataaaattattgcaAATGTTTCCCTAAGCTGCATATTTCGTCCCCTCAGCCCAATATATATCCAAATTCTCTCACTACCCATCTCCATTTCAACCTCATCTTGTCTTTGATCCTCTAATGAAGGAAGCTACGGGAAGCTCAATCCCCATAAAAAAAACTGTACATAATTGAGTTGATATAACTCCATAGCTTTTACTCTCTATACAAACTTTATATCATATTTAGCTAACTATACAAAAACACTGTTAGACactatttgattttttcaatATACCAAAATACCCTATTGCTCTAATATCTACAAAATATGTACCATATATCTCTTACTAAGATTTATATCTCTgggaaatattattttgttggaAATAGTATTTGCTCATATACATACGTCCAGATTTTTTACTATCTCTCCCCATCTCTCTTCTATCCTTGTAAAACTCTGCCAAAATAGCAATTTTCCAtgtttcttttgtatttttgaCCAATTCACTCTTTAACTCATTGAATACTTATCAAAAGTTTCCactttttgatataattttagatagtatatatatatatttttataaaagatgCTAAAAGTACATTtcaaatgtaaaattaaatacataaaagtTTAACAACTTTCAGTACTTTCAGTATTTAGGTggcaaatattttgtttatctgAACAAAAGCACAAATATGTTACAAGCACAACTGAGTAAACAAAACATAGAAATGCACCACAATACTATCTTCTTAATGAGCTTGAATGCTTTCTCCAAACTTGTGGGTTAAGCTCTTTATATACTCCTTCCTAACCGGGTGTTCTTCCTGCGGCCGGTTATATGGTGTCCAAACCGGTTCTCCCACAAACAGCCTCATTAGctgcaaaaccaaaaacaactAATTCATCGCAATCCAACAACCAAATCTTTTTACAGCAGATGTAAAAGTTTAATCAGCGTTTTAGTAGAGGTTTTATATTTACCTTGATGTAGTTGCCGGTGTCGAGTGTGAACCGGTGGTAGATCCCGGCAGGAAGGACAATGAGATCGCCCGGTTTCATCCAGATTCGGATCCAACGGTCATCCTTGTCCCTAACATCAAAGTAACCACTTCCCGCTAGGCAGTAACGAATCTCTTCGTCCTTGTGAATGTGTTCTGTGAAAAAGTTCTTCAGCTTCTCCTCGTAGTTGCTGACTTTCTCGGGACACAGATCCAGCATATCCTACAATAAATATAGGTTACAGTTAAAAGTTCTACGCATCAAATTTGTTAGATATTAACTAAGCAGCTAGCACATGGGTTTCAAAGCCAAAACACCATCAAAATGTTCCCTTAGGCTAGCTAAATTGAAGAAGGCACTGTGTTACGTTAATATGTATACTACTATAAGATTATATTAGCTCTTTAGCTTAGATAGAGCCTTATATACTCAATCTCATAAAACGGCCAGTGACAAGGTTTAAGTACCACCCTTCTAATTGTGCAAGATTATATAGCCCTAGCATCCTAATACTACTCGGTTTCAATCATATTTCTCATGAGATTAATATGCAACAAACAAAATTCATCAATGACCATATATGGTGAGAATGAGTGAGAGTGATCGAAAGAGGTAATTAACCGGAACGTACCATGTAATCGTAACCCCTTTCATCTCTAATCTTGCCTAGCTCGGAATCATGCTCGTAGTTATCAGGGTTCAACTTCCAGTACAATACCCCCAGTTCTGCAAAAACACagcaaaaatattgttatagtTGTATGATCTGCTATTGTGTAGTATATTTGATCATTTCCTTAGTTTAGATTTCTTTTCGTGTCAGCTcataagctttttttttctttttttctttttaagagCTCATATGCTTTATCTCGTAGTCACAACTCAAAATACAATAAAGTATGAACTACAACATCGTATTCACGACAATCACAGTTTCGAGAAATGACGATAGATATATTTAAGTGGAACGAAATCGTTttgcaaaatcaaaaaaaagagtaaagagtagGTGGAAGCGAGAGAGAGAAACCTGCCAAGTAGTCGATAGTGAGGAGCTCTTTGGGGTTAGGATGAAGAGGAAGTCTCTGATCTTCATTGCTATCATCCATTAACCATGCCTGCATCAACACTCACATGGCCTCAGAAAAAAACTCTGATTGGAACGTGAAGATAAAGAGTATCGCATTCAGAAATCAAATTCAATAAGGTGAAGAAGAATTAGGTTACCTCGAGAGCCATTCCTGATCTTCGTTCGTCTATGTGAGCAGTGAGTGTTTCGATTTCAGTCTCATCCGAAAATGATTCGATGAAGAGGTGAAGAGATCATTTCCTCGGTCGATGATTGTCACGTGTACGGCTTATGATTTCctctagtttttatttatttattccggttcgaaaaaatatattttaattaaggTATTCTAAAATCAAGATTATCCCTACGTGAGCAGTCACGCTGGACCTCcggctgacaaaaaaaaaatatcatggaCCTCTGAGGTAGTAAAACCATATCCGAtctatttctctatttttacctctaaaatagaaaaactctataatagagatgagTCTTACTCCAacgtatttttctaaaatagagacTCTACATATAGAGcaaaatatagagtaatgttgtttttttcctctataaatagaaaaaaaaatagcattttgTTATGAACTATTATGTGGATGTCCATATAGGCCCTTAGGCCCATGTTCTAGACGGTTATAAACCCTAGTTCTGTattcctatatatatgtatgttgtcaatggaataataataagaacaatcaattatctctttctcttgtttcacaacacgttatcagcacgaaactctaagaAACCCTGAGCCAAAGTTTCCGACCCTAAAAACcctaactctctctctctctctctctctctctagatcgAAACCCTAGACGGCGAGAACCTTAATCACTTGACCGTGAACCTTCATCCCGATTGTGAACCGACGATCCGATCTCAGCCTGTTCGAAACTGCGATCCGATCTCAGCCTGTTCGAAACTGCGATACCGATCTCAGCTTGTTCGACCGACTATCTCAGCAAGTTCCAGTTCGAAATCTTCTCTTGTTCAAtcggtggtccattcaacccaaTTGGAGGTTTAAGGTAATTATCAAACCCTAATCGGATTTACATGTAAAAATCGAAACCTAtatcctaaaaccctaatcatgTTTACataatcgaaaccctaatgattaaaatcaaaaccctaatgatTAAATCGAATCCCTAAAAttatcaaaccctaaaaccaaaacatattcaatttatattctaaaaccctaattaaacTAAAGTATCAGATCTGATTATTAacacaatcaaatcaaataaagcTTGATTAAAATCGATACATATAATCTTTTAAACTCTAAACGAgtattttgaatcaaaatatGTTTCTGTTTTGAACTAGTCCTAATCACATGCTAGAACCTGATCTCTCTGAATATTGAATATGATTGCATGATCTGATAGAATCCGTGTACTAGGCTTGCTAAATTCATAATTGAAACCTTTTAAATCGTCAAAACCTAGCGGTCTAAGCAAAACCCTAATTGTGATAAGTAATAATCTAACGATGTACTTATATTCTAACGATGATTGAAAACCCTAACTACATGTGTATGCCATTACGAGCAGACAAATAAActgaattttaataattatgagTTAGCAAATTAATTCAGCTAAGTTTAATTTCGTAGAAATAGATTTGCTGGTTGGATCGGTTTTATTTGCTCAATTACGGTCAAAGTTTACTGTTGTATTTATAATCAACTGAAATTATACAGATTTATAATATCTACAACTTAGGTCATGTATTCTATATTTACCATCATTGCTTGTCTAATAGGCAAGTAGATGAATCAATAActctaattatttataatatatatatcagatATGACATGGAAGCATATTTTATTGTGTAGAACATTAATTTGATGAACTAACTTTTGCTTAATACGATTTACTGTTTAATACTTTAGTGGTACTACCGAAAACTACTTTTATgaattatgatttattttcatATCTCCTTGAAATTTATAGACttagaaaattatttgtaatttacgAGTCTTTGGATTATATATTGATGTTTACTAACAACATTAGCCATATTTTATGAGCAAATTTAAGTATTTCAGGATTGATTGTCCTCCCTAAAAGAGAAGAGATCATGTGAAATTATAACCAACCGGAAACATGAGCAGTTGGAATTCGCATCTCCATTGCACTTTTACTTGCCaagataagtattttattttcatgCCTTATATAAAAGGTTAACTACATTTTAATTAGGTAAAATAATTTGCACGAAAATTGATATATGTGATATAAAAGTAGTTCACTAAATTGATTGATTGGTTAAACCTTGTTAAATAGCATGAAATTAAGAATTTAGCTGATAAAATAATTACTATAGGtatttatttcttgatataATAAGATACTTCTGTTAATACATCTTTTTACAtaatttgattattattattcattatcattatatatatatagaattttaagcttaaatcacttctagttgattatatatattctcttgagtaaaatatgatattatatttgaaaaaggaaagacCACATTGTTTTCTAAGGAAGTGGCTACAAAAGTCGTTGTAGACGTTAATGTGGATATGTATATGGTCAAAGTAGACCCCAATGAATTTCTTTCAAGAAAAATGTTCTCACAAGAAGTGAGAAAATAAGTATGGTAGCaaataagagatatttctctgacCTTATAAGGAAAGAAACTAGTGTGAGTACAATGTCTTGTAGTATCAAGATTATTGGAAGCTCTAAAAGAGCATATACATGTATCATGTATGTTTATGGGAATGAAACTTATACTTTCTGAAGTCTCAAAGATCAAAAGGATCTAAGATGTAAGACATGACCTTAAGttggttatgttgttgatttttAATTGAGATTCACTTCGAGATTGGCAAAAATGCAGtgttatcatctcgagggggagaATTAGAGAATCTCACATCCCTAGTATGTGGAACATTCATAAGTATGTTCACACTGGAAATTGACTTGAAgagtcatttataaaataagacCAAGGGATTGTACatctaaaaaatattgagaCAATAAGTAAAGAGAAATCTTGAATATCTTGAATCACAAGTATTACCCAAGGCACTATTGTATTGTACTGCACAATGATTAGAAATGGAGATAAATGTAATAGTAAACCAGAAGTTTACTGAATGTGTAATGTTTGGCAAGCTGGTTATGCCATCCCGGTTTAGTAATGATACGAAAGATAATCATATGGACATTCGTTaaagaaccagaagattcttATGAATGATCTGCTATATGTTGTTTGCTTACAAGACAATATAAGAATACAATTTTCACCCGTTGAATAGATTTGGAATCTATGTATACAACGAAATGTTTGTGGGCTTGATCACCCACTGGTGGACTGATCATCCACCATATGATTAATGCATCGACAAGAAATTCGTATGTATCCTTGTCAAAGATCCGCAACCTGATGTTTGCGAGACTAATTGGTAATACTGGTAAAATCACAAGCCtttgatgattattttatgCATGTATGGATACATGATGAACATCTTGTAGCTATGTTCATATTTAAGATGCAGCAGCATTTATTCGCATAATGCCAAAGAGTGATTAAGAACTCTCCCCATCAAACTGGTTTTGGTCAGGAACCAAAGATCCCCATCTAGAAAATTTTGGATAAGTTGTAGTTGTTCCAACACACAACtaaaagatgggacctcaaagaaggttatgaatatgttggatatgatctcCATTGATAATAAAATCTGGAAGATTTTATAAGATTTATCTAAAGACTCAAAGTTAGTCTATCCAAAATTAGggagaaaaaataaacaactggaaaatgaatgagttgaatgaattatcattgatcctcggactaaagagaGTGAATAAAAGTCTAAAACTGAATGTATGGAGATAATTCTATTACAAAGATTAGCATATGAGTTGCCAGACTCATTTAGTGGCCCTAAGAAAGTGATTTAGTCACAAGTACCAACTCTAAATGCTCCAATTAAAATGAGTGTCTCAGAAGGACAGTATCAAACTGCTAACGAGTCTAAAGAGCGCTTAAAGCGTGATAGACCTATCGGTTCCAAATAATAATCCTCGAAAAATAAAAGGAGCATGAATGAGAATGGCAGAAtcgagaaataaaatattaaggaTCTCAAGAAGAGATAGAAAACATGACAAGAAagaaattcaggtacctgagaataaagaaatctcaaatagctatgtcatgtatgaaacaaTATGAACCGATATCAAATCAACGCCGTGAATACATATGCATGCAATGTAGCGGCTGATaagaatgaggatcatgaaccatctattgaaaagtgtacacacaaaaagaaaataataggcCAAAATGGAAATAAGCAATACATGAAGGATTAAATATCTTGGAAAGAGAAGAGTATTCGGACTGATAGTCCGTACACCTAATGGTGACCAGTGGCACACAAATGGATCTTTATGTGAAAGAATGAATGAGATGATGAAAAGTTATGAGATGAAAAAGAGTAGTTTCACAAGAGTTCTCACAAAGACCTGAAATTGTTATAAGAAACATATCATCATGTGGTGGAAGCATCAACTTTCAAGTTTCTTTTGTCTGGCAAGAATTGAAAGCCACTGGAAAATGACAATTATGTGAAAGATCCAGAAGGATGTGAATTGTAAGAAGCAGTAAACCCCATAAGGATTTGGGCTGCGAAAAACAATAAGTGCTAATTCTCGAGAACATTACCGTGCGAGTATATTGAGCATATAAAGGAAATAATTCTTGGTCATGAAGTACCATGATATATATTGGAAATTTACTAATCTCTTTCATGATTGAAAGATGTGGTTTCGTATGAGAAGAAGGATATTCATACTTGTAACTTTTACAAGAAGCAAAGGAATAACTCGTATGTATAAGTATACATAATCTGAAGGTGTAAAAGATTGTctttaaagaaaatttggacATGGATTCCAAATAGACCAAGATATGATCTTTTGTGTGAAAGTAATGTTATGGACAAGAAGCCAATGGTCTAAGACCAAGATATGATCTTTTGTGTGAAAGTAATGTTATGGACAAGAAGCCAATGGTCTAAGAGATTATCTGACAATCAAACGAGTTTATTCAGTAAAAATATGCTTATAGAAATTCTTAAAAAGGATGATATATATGATGAGAATACATCTCCCAAAGATGATGCTTCCAGGGGGAGAATATGATGATGtgcgtagttgtactctttttccttatcattggttttgtcccattgggtttttcatgtcaaggttttaacgaggcaacaaagaacacGCAAATGATAGAAACCTAAAGATGAATGTTATCACTTAAGTGATGAAGATCTATCGATATTCCAATGTGTTATTGAGATTAAGAGAagcaaaataaaatgatcaagatCAATCATACTTGAAGAAGAATCAAGGCATGAACACATTCCATTTGCGAGAAAGAATCAAAGGTCGAAAGTTTTCCAATCAAAGGAGTCCTTCTAAATGGAATTAAAATGTGAACTTGGTGTTCATAGAAAGATATTTGAGTCTACTTTCATCTCTAGTTTGAATCAAGTCATTTCGGATGATAGAACTCTAGATATGATAGTTTTCGTGGGATATGTAAAAGCTGTCTCTGAATACCTGATTTCGATTGGTATCCCAAATATTGCTCCTTATTTCCATCTTACCAGATCAAGACCGGTGCCTAAAGTTAAACATGGATGTTAGCTTCAATGTTCAAGTGGTTTGAAGTCATTTTGTTCTACGGTCATCAAGATATTCAAGTTTCAGTGAAGAGTGTCAAATCTGCCAAGAGAAGTGAACCGGTCCAATCCAAAGACGAAGGAGTTAATTCATCGcattggattgtgtcctatcaTATATCTCAAGTTATGTTCTCATTAGGGAGAGTAGATGCGCGCTGCACTCTTTTTTCCTTCACCACGGTTTTTTCCATttggttttcctggtaaggtttttaatgaggtagcATCCAAGGCGTTTTAGGAAATATTTTGTATGATAGACATCCAAGAGAGAGTGTTATGAACTATTATGTGGATGTCTATATGGGTTCATAGGCCCATGTTCTAGACGGTTCTAAACCCTAGTTCTGTattcctatatatatgtatgttgtctatgaaataataataataacagtCAATTCTCTCTTTCTATTGTTTCACAACAcattctctattttagagacaAAAATAGAGATGAGCTAAAGTAATTTTTCCTCTAAATACTATCATAAAAGTAGAAATAGAAGCGAGTCGGAGATGCTCTAGTATCATCTCTTTACCTTTCTAATTATCATCATCCTTCTTTCAAAATCTTCACTTTATTACGTTTTATATGCACATCATTACAGTTcactataaataaaaactataatgtatatcaatttaattttctttgttcGAACACTATCAATTTATCTTTCAAAAATTCCTAAGTAGTTGTGCCACGAAACCATatatcctattttttttaaaaaaaaaattggatttattTCTCTATTTAGCAGGATCATCTTATTTTATAACTTAACAGAttcaatttctttctttttctacctTTTTTTTCTACTTACTTGATACTGATAGCTTTATATTCTTTGTTACTCATAGATTCTGCATCAATTTGTACTCAATACCTTAATGTGAAAACActtattttcttagtttcataaaaacaaaatacaaaatctccatatttttataatttactgaaatcaattaaaaataataaaaactccAATTAAACTTCTTATTTCTGgatttaattatacacttgTTAAGTATTCAAAATTGAGAAATAAAATATCTCGACATAAAGTACTTAAACATTTCTCATTCTATATATAACCAATCTCTCACTCATTTCATTTTCAGAAATctacacaaaaaaatatataacacaaaGAAATAGAAGAAGGAAAAAATGTCCCcctcctttcttttctttactTTGTTTTTGATAAAGGAAATGTCCTCTTCATCATCAGCAAACTCCTTTGAGGACGGCAAATACAAAACAGATCTTTTAACAGTAGGCTTATCATCTTGCTGCTGGAAAAAGCCCTCCTCTTCTCCGACTCCGCAGTCTCCGCCGAAGAGGCTTTTGGTGGCAACGCCGGTGGAGGAAGGAGAATATCCGGTGGTGATGCTCCTCCATGGTTaccttctctacaactcatTTTATTCCCAGCTTATGTTGCATGTCTCTTCCCATGGCTTCATTGTCATCGCTCCGCAGGTTCAGTTCTATCCCacaatttgaatttgaattaaTTACACTGATtcagaaattaattaattagccaaatttatttttaattttgattcacAGTGCGTATAGTTTAGTTAGCTAGGTGTGAATCTGCGCGTGGTAACAGTAGTCTCAGTCCCTTTGGGTTTAAGTTTGTATGTTCCAATGGACTAACTCCGGTAAATAGTTCTGATGGATTAATGCAAAACTTACGTGTAAAAATAGGATTTGGAGATTTCTAATTGAATACAGAATCATAAAGATACATTTATTAATTGATCAATATTAAGGGGGACAAACACagcaaaatacatatatgaaacTATTACTCATTTAAATGGTGTACATGATGCCACGTTTCACTGAGTTTCTTCCTTCCTGAAACCTTATTTTTGTTTGGCTCCTATAAAAACCTTAGAcaagaagaaaaacaagaacGATGGGTCCACTTGATATGTGCTTTTTTCTCTGTCTCTAAATCAATTTTTCAATTCATTATAATCTCTGGAATTTTCCAAGAGCA
This genomic stretch from Brassica napus cultivar Da-Ae chromosome C9, Da-Ae, whole genome shotgun sequence harbors:
- the LOC106366641 gene encoding acireductone dioxygenase 4, giving the protein MALEAWLMDDSNEDQRLPLHPNPKELLTIDYLAELGVLYWKLNPDNYEHDSELGKIRDERGYDYMDMLDLCPEKVSNYEEKLKNFFTEHIHKDEEIRYCLAGSGYFDVRDKDDRWIRIWMKPGDLIVLPAGIYHRFTLDTGNYIKLMRLFVGEPVWTPYNRPQEEHPVRKEYIKSLTHKFGESIQAH